Proteins encoded within one genomic window of Neodiprion fabricii isolate iyNeoFabr1 chromosome 6, iyNeoFabr1.1, whole genome shotgun sequence:
- the LOC124184189 gene encoding uncharacterized protein LOC124184189 isoform X2 gives MMTALLKIGGSDYKNTTTRLMERLFSNYVAEKFSWVGSKGKRIFSTLHLCRVILDVVGKASTTNLVTEDMIAKVIKDWLRHAKERLSREKPPLSLHTDAEENSAREPDAEVELNVPGVAEGTDYSN, from the exons atg ATGACAGCATTACTAAAAATCGGTGGAAGTGATTACAAAAACACTACCACTAGATTGATGGAACGGCTTTTCAGCAATTATGTAGCTGAGAAATTTAGCTGGGTCGGgtcaaaaggaaaaagaattttttcaacacttcaTTTGTGTCGTGTTATTCTAG ATGTTGTCGGGAAAGCATCGACCACAAATTTGGTCACAGAAGATATGATTGCGAAAGTCATTAAAGATTGGTTACGGCACGCGAAGGAACGATTGTCACGAGAGAAACC GCCCCTATCTTTGCACACAGATGCAGAAGAAAACTCCGCCAGAGAACCAGATGCCGAAGTAGAACTTAACGTTCCTGGAGTAGCTGAAGGGACTGATTATTCCAACTA a
- the LOC124184189 gene encoding uncharacterized protein LOC124184189 isoform X1, translating into MLQRVEKELTNNAMKQKLMTALLKIGGSDYKNTTTRLMERLFSNYVAEKFSWVGSKGKRIFSTLHLCRVILDVVGKASTTNLVTEDMIAKVIKDWLRHAKERLSREKPPLSLHTDAEENSAREPDAEVELNVPGVAEGTDYSN; encoded by the exons ATGTTGCAAAGAGTAGAAAAAGAATTAACGAACAAtgcgatgaaacaaaaattg ATGACAGCATTACTAAAAATCGGTGGAAGTGATTACAAAAACACTACCACTAGATTGATGGAACGGCTTTTCAGCAATTATGTAGCTGAGAAATTTAGCTGGGTCGGgtcaaaaggaaaaagaattttttcaacacttcaTTTGTGTCGTGTTATTCTAG ATGTTGTCGGGAAAGCATCGACCACAAATTTGGTCACAGAAGATATGATTGCGAAAGTCATTAAAGATTGGTTACGGCACGCGAAGGAACGATTGTCACGAGAGAAACC GCCCCTATCTTTGCACACAGATGCAGAAGAAAACTCCGCCAGAGAACCAGATGCCGAAGTAGAACTTAACGTTCCTGGAGTAGCTGAAGGGACTGATTATTCCAACTA a
- the LOC124185016 gene encoding uncharacterized protein LOC124185016, which translates to MGKRIAPDRVLGPELPKPIAVRWEEIFKQGLPPELKTSIIEKYPPPSNCMFIDPPKVNPELKAASTEVVVKRDNRIISKQERIAACLSAQGKALATIIKRDNDADLALIESISDTARLLADLQREETAVRKSLILAPLKISVKDALQNSTTDEWLCGKDLEDRLRSAKNLERSLNELKPATKNQTPKNSKNFKTPPRYQAQKTQSGTTGGQKYTGFQAQKKYPSQQTQPSQSHHKPYQRRDNNSQNRRR; encoded by the coding sequence ATGGGGAAACGGATTGCCCCAGACAGGGTCCTGGGACCGGAACTTCCAAAACCTATCGCAGTGCGATGGGaggaaatattcaaacaagGTCTGCCACCAGAGCTAAAGACGTCAATCATCGAAAAATACCCTCCGCCAAGCAACTGCATGTTCATTGATCCGCCAAAAGTGAATCCCGAGCTAAAAGCGGCATCAACGGAGGTGGTCGTAAAACGAGATAACCGCATCATCTCAAAACAAGAGAGGATTGCAGCATGCCTTTCCGCTCAAGGAAAAGCTTTGGCAACAATCATAAAAAGGGATAACGATGCCGACCTTGCATTAATAGAATCGATCAGCGACACGGCGAGACTTCTCGCAGATCTTCAACGCGAAGAAACCGCAGTAAGGAAAAGTCTTATCTTAGCGCCGTTAAAAATATCGGTGAAGGACGCACTGCAAAATTCAACAACAGACGAATGGCTATGCGGAAAGGATCTCGAAGATCGGTTGCGGTCAGCCAAAAACTTGGAACGGTCACTTAATGAGCTAAAACCtgcaacaaaaaatcaaacaccAAAGAACTCAAAAAACTTCAAGACCCCGCCGCGTTACCAAGCGCAAAAAACACAATCGGGAACGACCGGGGGGCAGAAATACACAGGATTTCAAGCGCAGAAGAAATACCCATCCCAGCAAACACAGCCGAGCCAATCACACCACAAACCGTATCAGCGAAGAGACAACAACTCTCAGAACCGACGTCGGTAA